The Tachyglossus aculeatus isolate mTacAcu1 chromosome 15, mTacAcu1.pri, whole genome shotgun sequence DNA window AACTTTGCCACATCTTCCAGCCTCATGCATCGCCCATTTCTTTCTCCCGTTCCCAGTGATGGGGCTGTGATGGCAGGGTGGGAGAACAAAGAGGGAACACCAGGACCCGGGTTCTGTTTTCCACAGGCAGTCTCCAGTCCCCGCCTCCCCTTCACGGCCTGCTTTCTGTCTGGCTCCAGATTTGGGGGCAACAGACGGGGCCATCCGGGCTGCTGAGGCCTGGGGGTTGTAGAGGTCTGGGTCACCCCCAACCGACCTCCTAATTGGATCTGCCCTTTTCCCAACTCCCGGAAGGACActcccctttccccattccctctccaatcccccccaGGTCCCCATTCCTCAGAGCGGAGCTTTCCCTGAAAAGCCCAATCCCCAGTACTCTTGAAAATGGCCCAGTAGGGGCTCGGTCGGGTGCCCACTGAGGGGGTCTCTCTATCTGGAATGTTGACATCCCAGGGGAATGAGTGAAGATgcaaaaagagggaaaggagtggaggatggaggggagagggcaagagaagAAATCTATCAGGAAGGCACTGTAAATTGGTGTCATTCATCCCTGCCCAGGCCTACCCTTTGCATTTGGAGGATGATGGGAGGGTGGGAATGTGGGCACCTCAGGAATGGGGAGAGCCGTGCTCTAAAATGGTCAGAGCTGGCACCACACTGAGGCCCCAAGCTGCCGATGCCAGCTtaccctcccaggcccaggatctttgtTGCCAGGCTTATAGGGACGCCCCCTTGGGGAGTCTCATTGGCTTAAGCACTGAATCAGCTGAGCTCCTCGCGTGGGCCgtggggcctgggagccgggaggagtggaggagttcACGGACGGTGGCCCGGAAGGTCTTGCTGATGAAGCAGTAGAGGAAGAAGTTGATGACGGTGTTGAGCATGGCCACCATGTTGGCCAGGTCCAGGGCCAGGTGGACTCGCCAGTCCTTGTTGACCGAGGCCACGTAGAGGTGACAGAGCATGACGACCGTCCGGGGGGCCCAGAGGATGGCAAAGAGCGTCGTGACGCCCAGCAAGATGGCAGTGGTCCTGCCCAGGcggggccgcccccgccgcctcagCCGGTGGACGATGACGGAGTTGGTGACCAGGAAGATGCCGCAGGGGATGAAATAGATGGTGAGGCAGTGGGCCCACTTGAGCACGGTGTCCAGCGTGTCTGGGGGATCCGCGTCCCTCCAGACGTCGAGCCACCAGTAGAAGGGGATGCCGGTGAGCAGGGCGGCGGCGAATACGGCGGCGATGGCCCTGCGGGTgcggccgggggaggaggaggcccggtgCCGTAGGGGCTGGCACAGGGCAGAGTAGCGGTCCAGGGCGAGCAGCACAGCCACCCAGATGGAGGCGTGGTTGGTGGCGAACTCCAGCACGTTGGCCGCGTGGACCACGGCCTGGGGGACCCGACGGGCCAGCACCGCAGCCTGCAGCAGGAAGCCCGCGAAGACGATGACCACCTGCGTCAGGATGTCGGCCCCGGTCAGGGCCAGCAGGTAGCGGTAGGAGGCCTTCTGGGTCCTGGCGGCGAGGCGGGCCAGAGCGGCGGCGGTCAGTATGTTGACTGAAAtgcgggaggatgggagggaagttGGGGGTGAGCTGGGGTCGGGAGGGATGGCTGGGTCTGCCGGTCCCAGGAGGTATCCCCTAggatgctcaccttctcacccccagcacttattccTAACCTCCCAGCACCTAAACCACCTCCCTGTCCcgaccacttcatttctctgtgcctcagttacctcacctgtaaaatggggatgaggaatgtgagccgcatgtgggacgggctgtgtcccacctgattaccttgtatctaccccagcgcttagtacagtgcctggcacccagtaagcatttaacaaataccattcaaaaaaaacccccaaaaccctccTACCTTCTGTTCTTCCCTGTTTCTAGGACCTAGTTCCCCATTCCCAACTCTTGGCCCCTTCTCTCCAGTACCTAGCtcccattctcattcattcaattgcatttattgagcacttactgtgtgcagagcactgtactaagcacttggaaagtacaattcagcaacagagacaatacctgcccaacaacgggctcacagtctagaaggacaatcAGCCAGATGCTAAGAGGAGAACTGTGCTAGTAAAACCAAGGTTAAATGGTCTAAGTGAAGAAAGCCCTCCTAACCCCAACACCTAGTCCCCCTCAACCCCAGCACCCAGCTCCTCACCCCCAGATCTTAGCCTTCTGTTACCTGTTCCTAACCCCCATCCTCAGTTCCTagccacccccaacctcccaccccaaaactgaactccatgGCATCTCCCTGCTGTGGTCTTTGGAAAATGCTTTCAGTTGTGCTGTTGAATGGGCAAAATTAATTTATACTATGCTCTGTaggctcccagccccctcccctctctccggcccccctcccttctgccctccccatcttAACTCATCGACGGCGGCCTCCCAGGctgtcccccagcccccactcaCCTGGCATCCCCAGGCCCAGCAGGATGCTGTAGTAGATGATAGGGAAGACCCCGGCCACACAGGGGGATGGTGGGGCTCCCCCCAGGGGTCCTGCCCTCTGGGCCAGCGCAGTACTATtcggggacatcatcatcatctagttgTGCAGCTGGGATGGGGACAAGAGCAGAATCAGTTCGTGTGACCCCTTCCTCCAGCTCCTGGATCCTCAGGGACtgaagccccccccaccccctgccagcccctgAAGCTTGTAATCTGGTCACCAGCCCAGGTGGGGCTCGGCCTAGACTTTGTTGAATGTCCAACCCAGTGATTAACCAAAGGGTGTTGGGTGTCTTGGGGGCTTAGCTCTGGCCCTGCGGGAGAGGGGTTGGCATCCGCATCCATCCACCACCCCACGtatcattccttctccctctgccctccctgctcacaGCTTCCTGTGGTGAACTTCCCCTtcaactcccagccccctgtctccagtACCTAGCCTTCTCTCTTCAGCTCCTAGCGTCCCCCCAG harbors:
- the GPR142 gene encoding probable G-protein coupled receptor 142 — translated: MMMSPNSTALAQRAGPLGGAPPSPCVAGVFPIIYYSILLGLGMPVNILTAAALARLAARTQKASYRYLLALTGADILTQVVIVFAGFLLQAAVLARRVPQAVVHAANVLEFATNHASIWVAVLLALDRYSALCQPLRHRASSSPGRTRRAIAAVFAAALLTGIPFYWWLDVWRDADPPDTLDTVLKWAHCLTIYFIPCGIFLVTNSVIVHRLRRRGRPRLGRTTAILLGVTTLFAILWAPRTVVMLCHLYVASVNKDWRVHLALDLANMVAMLNTVINFFLYCFISKTFRATVRELLHSSRLPGPTAHARSSADSVLKPMRLPKGASL